A section of the Gallus gallus isolate bGalGal1 chromosome 4, bGalGal1.mat.broiler.GRCg7b, whole genome shotgun sequence genome encodes:
- the LOC124417921 gene encoding uncharacterized protein LOC124417921 isoform X1, translating into MRRDGSAGLHEGGSGHSAQRRCRSPPSRYAGTPLPGCNARAVLRGKREKSGAERQRCRERPGYGSGRGTGEPSSRNNNTAAPQNVEIHGEPWRWEWRESRSSSGQSYHKHIVYPLPSALCCFLHAKHYHRILQIEMCKKRSRPGGGGGGGGVGIFIPPTAARNANSYISVYGPDAGCYPRAQIPDPTVTSEQHHTCTHEEKCSAGKSK; encoded by the coding sequence ATGCGGCGGGATGGCAGCGCTGGGCTCCACGAAGGCGGCTCCGGGCACTCTGCGCAGCGCAGATGCCGTTCCCCACCGTCGCGGTACGCGGGGACACCGCTGCCCGGCTGCAACGCCCGCGCCGTGCTTCGGGGGAAGCGAGAGAAGAGCGGCGCAGAGAGGCAGCGCTGCCGGGAGCGCCCCGGGTACGGGAGCGGGAGGGGAACGGGGGAGCCAAGCAGCCGCAATAACAACACGGCAGCCCCTCAGAACGTGGAAATTCACGGAGAGCCTTGGAGGTGGGAATGGAGAGAATCACGTTCGAGCTCTGGACAATCCTATCATAAACACATTGTTTACCCTCTCCCATCAGCactctgctgttttctccatGCTAAACACTATCATCGCATTCTGCAGATAGAGATGTGTAAAAAGAGAAGCagaccgggggggggggggggggggggaggggttgggatCTTTATTCCTCCTACAGCAGCCAGAAATGCCAATTCCTACATCAGCGTTTATGGCCCAGATGCCGGTTGCTATCCCAGAGCTCAGATCCCAGACCCAACAGTCACCTCAGAGCAGCATCACACGTGCACGCACGAGGAGAAGTGCTCAGCTGGAAAAAGCAAATGA